The Microplitis demolitor isolate Queensland-Clemson2020A chromosome 8, iyMicDemo2.1a, whole genome shotgun sequence genome has a segment encoding these proteins:
- the LOC103573169 gene encoding cingulin has product MSAVEDNNINFQNLELKLREKFAQLQFKEEELNKCQAQLTENENIICKLQINLENERRNSEQLRVELKSTMEIITQLENEKIRGQTELMHLQMNWENAQIGRENLIDQVKKNKIENVRLQRANKILEAELAEQKIVNKLIEKSLTDVSQQINNLCPTIYSNVESLKKEQECLRKSFKAITQLNYRIDNMGHKILDKSKHDNKELVELREKLSQLQIMLASYLPRASNPPNIKACHGLRELTEKLEDNKKMDKKLDELCKKLEHMESTISD; this is encoded by the exons ATGTCAGCAGTGGAagacaataatataaattttcaaaatttagaaTTGAAATTACGCGAAAAATTTGCTCAGCTGCAGTTTAAAGAG gAAGAGCTCAATAAATGTCAAGCACAATTGACAGAAaacgaaaatataatttgtaaactacaaataaatttagaaaatgagCGAAGAAATTCCGAGCAGCTACGAGTTGAATTAAAATCAACAATGGAAATAATAACACAGTTggagaatgaaaaaataagagGGCAAACGGAATTGATGCATTTGCAAATGAACTGGGAGAACGCACAAATTGGAcgtgaaaatttaatagaccaggtaaaaaaaaataaaatagagaacGTACGCTTGCAGCGtgcaaataaaatacttgaagCTGAACTTGCTGAAcaaaaaatagtcaataaattaatcgaAAAATCATTAACTGATGTGAGCCAacagattaataatttatgtccCACAATTTACAG TAATGtcgagagtttaaaaaaagaacaagAGTGTCTTCGTAAATCTTTCAAAGCAATAACGCAGTTAAATTACCGTATTGATAATATGGGACAcaaaattcttgacaaaagcAAACATGATAATAAAGAATTAGTAGAATTAcgtgaaaaattatcacaattaCAAATAATGTTGGCTTCTTATTTACCACGTGCTTCAAATCCGccaaatataaaa GCATGTCATGGATTAAGAGAGTTAACTGAAAAGCTCGAGGACAACAAAAAGATGGACAAGAAGCTCGATGAGTTGTGCAAAAAATTAGAACACATGGAATCGACGATTTccgattag
- the LOC103573167 gene encoding ras-related protein Rab-8A: MAKTYDYLFKLLLIGDSGVGKTCVLFRFSEDAFNTTFISTIGIDFKIRTIELDGKKIKLQIWDTAGQERFRTITTAYYRGAMGIMLVYDVTNEKSFENIKNWIRNIEENASADVEKMLLGNKCELTDRRQVSKERGEQLAVEYGIKFMETSAKSSINVEEAFYTLARDIKAKMEKKLEASNPPKSGGNQLKASEPARKPPNWLSRCTIL; this comes from the exons ATGGCAAAGACatatgactatttatttaaactgcTTCTAATTGGAGATTCGGGTGTCGGAAAAACTTGTGTGCTCTTCAGGTTCTCCGAAGATGCATTCAACACAACCTTTATCTCCACCATTG gaatcgattttaaaatacgCACAATTGAATtagatggtaaaaaaataaaactacaaatatg GGATACTGCTGGACAGGAAAGGTTTCGTACAATTACAACGGCTTATTATCGTGGTGCGATGGGTATAATGCTTGTTTACGAcgtaacaaatgaaaaaagttttgagaATATTAAGAACTGGATTCGAAACATTGAAGAAAATGCATCGGCAGATGTTGAAAAAATGTTGCTAGGTAACAAATGTGAATTGACTGACAGGAGACAAGTGTCGAAAGAGAGAGGTGAACAATTAGCAGTTGAATATGGTATTAAATTCATGGAGACTTCTGCTAAATCAAGTATCAATGTCGAGGAAGCTTTTTACACCCTAGCACGTGATATTAAAgctaaaatggaaaaaaaattg gagGCATCGAATCCACCGAAAAGCGGAGGAAATCAATTAAAAGCATCAGAACCAGCGAGAAAACCACCAAATTGGCTCTCACGATGTACTATACTCTGA